In Anguilla rostrata isolate EN2019 chromosome 1, ASM1855537v3, whole genome shotgun sequence, a genomic segment contains:
- the LOC135234186 gene encoding zinc finger protein 497-like, protein MDSSPALYMCFRCYQLFDSLDDVLFHQYDLHPNDLGDEGSLTLAPGPQTESDELFQCVPCWVLFSSQEELTQHRRSSGCSQHEPSPDGTAATQPASGPTQQSPAAAEQDRWRTPRAPSGPEQPAQTGLGAGGPGSASLIQFQCGDCGRLFESLGPWLQHRKLNECRATAAPEPAGEVPNENRGAGPEPEPSEGGVAEAPPPDAQAAEAEEEPTDSRGAQEGGAGAGEENGGDRPRAAGGRRRKSATPAAAAAAAPCRSFLCGECGAGFNWQPALVAHRRTEHGLEGALHHCLECGESFMNTALFVQHCKKHRDWLARKPRAKRKRSLQQRVENGGREKEIIRKRPTKRRLKEKAPTSALEPGSEAAAAAAADRLPPARKPRRRRGAPLECPQCRRTFSNPRYLRAHVLGHSGQKQFRCETCDKRFTYQNNLRRHRLLHTGDRPYMCDRCGKTFTQSSHLKDHLRNHERGLGWARPRGRGARDHEWADVGPKLPHPCPDCPRSFMARAQLLMHRKMCPICERSFKWRGSLPAHIVRHTDSKLFSCDVCGKTFSYQTNLARHLIIHTGTRPYACRHCGKTFNQSSNLRQHLLVHAKAGARRRAAAGDDGAEARAEGGEPEAQLLHACPDCPVSFKTFGQLQKHRLGHAGQDSFLCSVCGLEPCSCQQPGDQCSASQPDAEAESLSCPRCSAPFDSQAALEGHAPGCAGDAGGRGPGGRRGRRRRRGARQAECELCGRCCASPEELELHQLSHVGQAQRQCPLAPCQRRFATSAALQNHLFSHFPGPTCQNPRPEGLLDPTAPPHQEETEVETTVAVLPLWEVFPADPGAAGP, encoded by the exons ATGGACAGCAGTCCCGCGCTCTACATGTGCTTCCGCTGCTACCAGCTCTTCGACTCCCTGGACGACGTGCTCTTCCACCAGTACGACCTTCACCCCAACGATCTGGGGGACGAGGGGTCCCTGACTTTGGCCCCCGGCCCGCAGACCGAG tcagATGAGCTCTTCCAGTGCGTCCCGTGTTGGGTGCTCTTCTCATCTCAGGAAGAGCTGACCCAGCACCGCCGGAGCAGCGGCTGCAGCCAGCACGAACCCAGCCCAGACGGGACCGCCGCAACCCAACCCGCCTCGGGCCCGACCCAGCAGAGCCCCGCCGCGGCTGAGCAGGACCGCTGGAGGACCCCGCGCGCCCCCTCCGGCCCAGAGCAGCCCGCGCAGACGGGCCTGGGCGCGGGCGGGCCCGGCTCTGCCAGCCTGATCCAGTTCCAGTGCGGGGACTGCGGGCGTCTGTTCGAGTCGCTCGGCCCCTGGCTGCAGCACCGCAAGCTGAACGAGTGTCGCGCGACTGCGGCGCCGGAACCGGCCGGAGAAGTGCCCAATGAGaaccggggggcggggccagagccCGAGCCGTCGGAGGGCGGGGTCgcggaagccccgcccccggacgCCCAGGCCGCGGAGGCCGAGGAAGAGCCGACGGACTCGCGCGGCGcccaggagggcggggccggggccggggagGAAAACGGGGGGGACAGGCCGCGCGCGGcgggcgggaggaggaggaagagcgccacgcccgccgccgccgccgccgccgcgccctgCCGGAGCTTCCTGTGCGGCGAGTGCGGCGCCGGCTTCAACTGGCAGCCGGCGCTGGTGGCGCACCGCAGGACCGAGCAcggcctggagggggcgctgcacCACTGCCTGGAGTGCGGCGAGAGCTTCATGAACACCGCGCTCTTCGTCCAGCACTGCAAGAAGCACCGGGACTGGCTGGCCCGGAAGCCCCGGgccaagaggaagaggagcctgCAGCAGAGAG TGGAGAATGGAGGACGGGAGAAGGAGATAATCAGAAAAAGGCCCACGAAGAGGAGGCTGAAGGAGAAGGCTCCCACGTCCGCCCTCGAACCCGGGtccgaggccgccgccgccgccgccgccgaccgCCTCCCCCCGGCGCGGAAGCCCCGGAGGAGGCGGGGCGCGCCCCTGGAGTGCCCCCAGTGCCGGCGGACCTTCAGCAACCCGCGCTACCTCCGCGCCCACGTCCTGGGCCACTCGGGCCAGAAGCAGTTCCGCTGCGAGACGTGCGACAAGCGCTTCACCTACCAGAACAACCTGCGGCGGCACCGGCTGCTGCACACGGGCGACCGGCCCTACATGTGCGACCGCTGCGGCAAGACCTTCACGCAGTCCAGCCACCTGAAGGACCACCTGCGCAACCACGAGCGCGGCCTCGGCTGGGCGCGGCCGCGCGGGCGCGGCGCGCGGGACCACGAGTGGGCCGACGTGGGGCCCAAGCTGCCGCACCCCTGCCCCGACTGCCCGCGCAGCTTCATGGCGCGCGCCCAGCTGCTCATGCACAG GAAGATGTGCCCCATCTGCGAACGCTCCTTCAAGTGGCGGGGCTCCCTCCCCGCCCACATCGTGCGGCACACGGACAGCAAGCTGTTCAGCTGCGACGTGTGCGGGAAGACCTTCTCCTACCAGACCAACCTGGCCCGCCACCTCATCATCCACACCGGCACGCGGCCCTACGCCTGCCGCCACTGCGGCAAGACCTTCAACCAGTCCAGCAACCTGCGCCAGCACCTGCTGGTGCACGCCAAGGCCGGCGCCCGCCGCCGGGCCGCCGCCGGGGACGACGGGGCCGAGGCGAGGGCCGAGGGCGGCGAGCCGGAGGCCCAGCTGCTCCACGCCTGCCCCGACTGCCCCGTCAGCTTCAAGACCTTCGGCCAGCTGCAGAAACACAG GCTCGGTCACGCTGGTCAGGACTCCTtcctctgctctgtctgtggcCTGGAGCCCTGCAGCTGCCAGCAGCCAGGCGACCAGTGTTCCGCCTCACAGCCAG ACGCGGAGGCGGAGTCTCTGTCGTGCCCGAGGTGCTCCGCCCCGTTCGACAGCCAGGCGGCGCTGGAGGGCCACGCCCCGGGCTGCGCGGGGgacgcgggcgggcggggcccggggggccggcgggggcggcggcggcggcggggcgcGCGGCAGGCGGAGTGCGAGCTGTGCGGCCGCTGCTGCGCCTCCCCggaggagctggagctccaCCAGCTCTCCCACGTGGGCCAGGCCCAGCGCCAGTGCCCGCTGGCCCCCTGCCAGCGCCGCTTCGCCACCAGCGCCGCCCTGCAGAACCACCTCTTCTCGCACTTCCCCGGGCCCACCTGCCAGAACCCGCGGCCCGAGGGCCTCCTGGACCCCACCGCTCCCCCCCACCAGGAGGAGACCGAGGTGGAGACCACGGTGGCAG TGCTTCCGCTGTGGGAGGTGTTCCCCGCGGATCCCGGGGCTGCAGGCCCGTGA